In the Pirellulales bacterium genome, ACCTCGAGCGTGGCTTGCCTGTTAAGCCGTGTCACGACGGCTTCGATGACCCCCTTCAACGCGACGAAGTTGCCGCCGCTGGTGATGGCCAGCATTCGTTCTTCGTCAGGCAGACCTGTGGCGCGCGACAGATAGACGTGCGCCATCTCAAAGAGCTCGATTGTCGGATTCGAAAGTGTCTCGTTCGTATGCCGCGCGGCCAACAGGCTAGGCACCAGGCTGCGGCGCAGAAAACTGGCCCGGCGCAGAATCGGCATCTGGGTCACCAGCGGCGCCGCGTCGGTCCAGGGACTGAAGGCGGCAGAGAGGTCTTCCTCGACGACGCTGAGCGTCAGCGCTTCATCAAAGCCGGCCGCAACTAGCACCTGACGCAACTGGTCGTGAACCTGGTCCTCGCGACGGCGGGCCGAGGCGGCCATCGGCACGCTGACGTCCTCGGGGATCTCGTCATAGCCGTGAATTCGCGCCACTTCCTCGACCAGGTCGATCTCGCGCGTCAGGTCAGCGCGCCAACTGGGCGGCACGACCTCGATCTGCGCGGCGTCGGCCTTCAACTCTTTGTTGCCGAGGTCCGTCAGGATCTGCCGGACGCGGGCAGGTGGAATATCGATGCCCAGGACGCGTTTGAGTTGCGATAGCCGTAGCACGACGGGGGGACGCGCCGGCGGTTTCGTGCCGACGTCGATCACGCCTGACGCCAGCGTCCCGCCGGCCAGTTCCAGAATCAAACGGCAAGCGCGGCGGCTGGCCCAATCAACCCCTTCGGGATCAAGGCCACGCTCGAAGCGGAACGATGAATCGCTGTGCAAATTCAAACGTCGCGCGGTGGTACGAATCGACATCGGGTCGAATGCCGCGGCCTCGATCAATACGTCGCGCGTTTGGTTCGTGACCTCGGTATCGGCGCCCCCCATGACACCGCCGATGCCGATGGCGCGACGGGTGTCGGCAATCACGCAGACGCCAGGGCCGACCGCATAGTTGCGATGGTCGATCGCCAGCAGTTGCTCTTCGGCGCGTCCCTCGCGAACGATGATCTCCCGGCTGGTGATGCCGGCGAGATCAAAGGCGTGCAGCGGCTGACCGCACTCCATCAACACGTAATTCGTAATGTCGACGATGTTGTTGATCGCCGCGATGCCAAGGGTCGCCAGCCGGCCGGTCAGCCAGGCGGGGCTGGGGGCGACCTTCACACCCTGAATCACGCGGGCCGTGTAGCGTGGGCAGAGTTGCGGGCAGTCGATGCGCACCCTGGCCAGCGTGCCGACTTGCGGGCCCGTCTCGGGCAGGTCGACCGGCGGCAGCTTCAACTTCTGCTCGAACAGGACGGCCGCCTCGCGCGCGATGCCAATGTGCCCCAGGCAGTCTGGGCGGTTGCTCGTGATTTCCAGATCGATCGCCAAGTCGCCGCCGACCGCTTTGGTCTCTTCGTGGTTGAGGCCGGCCAGCATCAACCGGCGCGCAAGCTCGGTGTCCGGCATGTCGAGTTGGACGTACTCTTTCAACCAGTTCCAGGAGACGATCATGGCAAGCTGCGAAATTCGGGAATGATAGTGGCGTCACACGCCGCGGCGGACGAGGTCAAAATTGCTCGAGAAAGCGGACGTCGTTCTTATAGAATTCGCGAATGTCGGTGACGTTGTGACGGCGAGCGCACACGCGCTCGACCCCCAGGCCAAAGGCGAAGCCGCTCACTTCTTCGGGATCGTAACCGACAGCCGTCAGCACGTTCGGGTCGACCATGCCGGCGCCCCCCATCTCGATCCAGTTGTCGTTCCAGCTCATGTCGACTTCGACGCTGGGCTCGGTGAACGGAAAGAAGGACGGACGGAAGCGAATGTGTACGTCGCCGCCGAAATAACTGCGGGCGAATAGCCGCAGCACGCTTTTCAGATCGGCCATCGTTACGTGGCGATCGATCAGCAGCCCTTCGATCTGATGGAACATCGGGTAGTGCGTGGCGTCGGCCGTGTCAGGGCGATAGACCCGGCCGAGCGAGATGATGCGCACCGGCGGCGGCGTCTTTTCCATGACGCGAATCTGCACCGTGCTGGTCTGGCTGCGCAACAGCAGCGGTCCGCCCGTGTCGCGGCCAGCGGCCGGTTGTGCGGCAGCCTCCGTCACCTTGCCTGACGGGGCGGGGGCCGTGACGGCGGCCGTGGAGAGATAGAAATTTTCGAGCGGGTCGCGCGCCGGATGCGCGGCCGGAATGTTGAGGGCCTGAAAGTTGTGCCACTCGTCCTCGATCTCGGGCCCGCCCGCGGCGCTGAAGCCGAGCCGGCCCATGATCTCTTTCAGGTGTTCGATCGTCTGCGTGATCGGGTGCAAGTGGCCGAGCCGGATCGCGCGGCCGGGAAGCGTGGCATCGAATTGCGGGCCGGCGGACGGTCCCCCGCGACCTGCCTGCGATTGATGTTGCTTGAGTCGTAGCTCGGCGGCGGTGAAGGCGGTTTCGAGCGCCTCTTTCACTTCGTTCAAGCGCTTGCCGGCGGCGGGCTTTTCGGTTTTCTCGACCGTGCCCAACCCCTTTTGCACGTTCTTCAAACGGCCGCTCTTGGCACCGAGGAACTCGATCCGCGCGGCCTCGAGCGCCGCGGCATCGGCGGCGGCGGCAAACGCGTTTTCGGCGTCGTTCAGCAGACCATCAAGTTCGGCCACGAATTCAGCGAGAGCCATGTTGCGATAGACACGGGGCCATCGATGCAAAAACTAGCCAGCAGCGTAACCGCCGGGCGAGAAACGTGACAGAGCTATTGGTGCAGTCGCCTTGGAGTAGGATGCACTGTGTGCACCATGAACCGAGGTTTGGGCATTGGTGCCCACTACGAAGCGACAGTACGATCGGTTC is a window encoding:
- the pheT gene encoding phenylalanine--tRNA ligase subunit beta; protein product: MIVSWNWLKEYVQLDMPDTELARRLMLAGLNHEETKAVGGDLAIDLEITSNRPDCLGHIGIAREAAVLFEQKLKLPPVDLPETGPQVGTLARVRIDCPQLCPRYTARVIQGVKVAPSPAWLTGRLATLGIAAINNIVDITNYVLMECGQPLHAFDLAGITSREIIVREGRAEEQLLAIDHRNYAVGPGVCVIADTRRAIGIGGVMGGADTEVTNQTRDVLIEAAAFDPMSIRTTARRLNLHSDSSFRFERGLDPEGVDWASRRACRLILELAGGTLASGVIDVGTKPPARPPVVLRLSQLKRVLGIDIPPARVRQILTDLGNKELKADAAQIEVVPPSWRADLTREIDLVEEVARIHGYDEIPEDVSVPMAASARRREDQVHDQLRQVLVAAGFDEALTLSVVEEDLSAAFSPWTDAAPLVTQMPILRRASFLRRSLVPSLLAARHTNETLSNPTIELFEMAHVYLSRATGLPDEERMLAITSGGNFVALKGVIEAVVTRLNRQATLEVAPLPTVTGAASTLLEPARSCELLVAGQRLGFLGEVSREGLGRFELRGASTVAELKLSVLDKLANLVPQYERLATFPAIERDLNLVVDEQVTWAEIAAVVRAGAGPNLEQLAYRDTYRDAEKLGAGKKSILLSIKLRDPQGTLAGERADAIREEIVARAAKTLGAHLRAL
- the pheS gene encoding phenylalanine--tRNA ligase subunit alpha; the encoded protein is MALAEFVAELDGLLNDAENAFAAAADAAALEAARIEFLGAKSGRLKNVQKGLGTVEKTEKPAAGKRLNEVKEALETAFTAAELRLKQHQSQAGRGGPSAGPQFDATLPGRAIRLGHLHPITQTIEHLKEIMGRLGFSAAGGPEIEDEWHNFQALNIPAAHPARDPLENFYLSTAAVTAPAPSGKVTEAAAQPAAGRDTGGPLLLRSQTSTVQIRVMEKTPPPVRIISLGRVYRPDTADATHYPMFHQIEGLLIDRHVTMADLKSVLRLFARSYFGGDVHIRFRPSFFPFTEPSVEVDMSWNDNWIEMGGAGMVDPNVLTAVGYDPEEVSGFAFGLGVERVCARRHNVTDIREFYKNDVRFLEQF